The following are from one region of the Thiohalorhabdus sp. Cl-TMA genome:
- a CDS encoding DUF421 domain-containing protein, producing MLESGWILTPVSTLVMVLVSVLLIYTATIFLSKIAGPRSFSEMSGFDFAVTIALGSVIASTVLTAKPPLLNGLVAILGLLTFQGGVAFLRRRYQSIQKGIDHPPLLLMAGTEILWDNMRRGQITQEDLWAQLRGANVNDIDTLRAVVLETTGHITVLHGFGQEEELDPRLLMAVEGREKLPEVARSLNEL from the coding sequence ATGCTGGAATCCGGTTGGATACTCACCCCGGTCTCCACCCTGGTCATGGTCCTGGTGTCCGTGCTCCTGATCTACACGGCCACCATTTTCCTGTCGAAGATTGCCGGGCCACGCAGCTTCTCGGAAATGTCCGGCTTCGATTTCGCGGTCACCATCGCCCTAGGCTCGGTAATCGCCTCCACCGTCCTCACGGCGAAGCCGCCCCTGCTGAACGGCCTGGTGGCGATCCTCGGCCTGCTGACCTTCCAGGGCGGCGTGGCCTTCCTGCGGCGCCGGTACCAGTCCATCCAGAAGGGCATCGACCACCCGCCGCTTCTGCTCATGGCCGGCACGGAGATCCTCTGGGACAACATGCGGCGGGGACAGATCACCCAGGAGGACCTCTGGGCACAGCTGCGGGGCGCCAACGTGAACGACATCGACACCCTCCGCGCCGTGGTGCTGGAGACCACCGGCCACATCACCGTCCTGCACGGGTTCGGCCAGGAGGAGGAGCTGGACCCCCGCCTGCTCATGGCGGTGGAAGGCCGGGAGAAGCTCCCCGAGGTGGCCCGGTCCCTGAACGAGCTCTGA
- a CDS encoding PAS domain S-box protein, whose product MQRHSLATLLNDLPYALVGLSTEGGITLLNQHAESLLGYWSDEVVGEPQTTLFPEASVTPPSGRVRLRCRDGTDIQAEAYLHQSDPADQYYLKLSRPRSETAGESVPGDSGLCTTDRDLFYAEALLRAQLATSPDAIVVADRASRMLAWNQQFVTMWNLPPELMASGNGRAAVSAVLDQICDPEGFAAEVDRLYDHLEEPEHGTEVHLRDGRILERYSRGVQDERGIYWGRAWYYRDVTEQRAAAASLRRSEARFRAVFERAALGIAVVGRDRHPQMANPALQRMLGRDESTLCRMPFEEFTHPEDVAKDLALAKEVANGERDSYRISKRFLTPDGRVVWGRVSVSLMPASEDENAPPFLALVEDVDENHALEAGLALLAEVFRSANAVMITTADGTIQRVNEAFTRITGYVPEEVVGRNTALLRPENQDPAFYRDLQASLDGAGTWEGEIWTRRKDGGLHPQWETITAIRDSGGKVVRYVSVFTDLTERKMLEGERKRRGSAIEELGRLLSHQLNQPMAAISGYAGGSLLQMDRGETSPDALRQSLERILEQAQRASAVVKDLRHYFRGEPPEPSVVNLNSLLRSVVTLVPSATRDRPYRLKLELAPDLEPVLADPIKLQECLVNLVNNAIEAGPGPGFREVDILVVTRTRDHRTEVAVRDRGPGISPGLREQIFQPLFTTKGAGTGLGLSICQSIIEELNGHLWVEANEPGPGVTFHLQLPALSS is encoded by the coding sequence GTGCAGCGGCACTCTCTCGCAACCCTGCTCAATGACCTTCCCTATGCACTGGTGGGCTTGAGCACCGAAGGCGGAATCACCCTGCTCAACCAACACGCGGAATCGCTGTTGGGGTATTGGAGCGACGAGGTGGTCGGAGAGCCACAGACCACCCTCTTCCCGGAGGCCTCTGTCACCCCACCCTCCGGTAGGGTCCGGCTACGATGCCGGGACGGCACGGATATCCAGGCCGAGGCCTACCTCCACCAGTCCGATCCGGCGGACCAGTATTACCTCAAGCTGTCCCGCCCGCGCTCCGAGACCGCCGGGGAATCCGTCCCGGGCGATTCCGGCCTTTGCACCACGGACCGCGACCTCTTCTACGCGGAAGCCCTGCTGCGAGCCCAGCTGGCCACCTCCCCGGACGCCATCGTGGTGGCCGACCGGGCCTCGCGGATGCTGGCCTGGAATCAGCAGTTCGTCACCATGTGGAATCTGCCGCCCGAGCTCATGGCCAGCGGCAACGGCCGGGCGGCCGTGTCGGCAGTTCTGGACCAGATCTGCGATCCGGAAGGGTTCGCCGCCGAGGTGGACCGGCTCTACGATCATCTCGAGGAGCCCGAGCATGGGACGGAGGTCCATCTGCGCGACGGGCGCATCCTGGAGCGCTACTCACGCGGCGTGCAGGACGAGCGCGGCATCTACTGGGGCCGGGCCTGGTATTACCGGGACGTGACCGAACAGCGGGCCGCAGCGGCCTCCCTCCGCAGGAGCGAGGCCCGCTTCCGGGCGGTCTTCGAGCGCGCCGCCCTGGGAATCGCCGTGGTCGGGCGGGACCGGCACCCGCAAATGGCCAACCCCGCGCTTCAGCGCATGCTCGGTCGGGACGAGAGCACCCTGTGCCGCATGCCTTTCGAGGAATTCACTCACCCCGAGGACGTGGCCAAGGACCTGGCCCTGGCCAAGGAGGTGGCTAACGGCGAGCGGGACAGCTACCGCATCAGCAAGCGGTTCCTGACGCCCGACGGCCGGGTGGTCTGGGGGCGAGTCTCCGTTTCCCTCATGCCCGCCTCCGAGGACGAGAATGCCCCGCCCTTCCTCGCCCTGGTGGAGGACGTGGACGAGAACCATGCCCTGGAGGCGGGGCTCGCCCTCCTGGCGGAGGTCTTCCGCTCCGCCAACGCGGTGATGATCACCACCGCGGACGGCACCATCCAGCGGGTGAACGAGGCGTTTACCCGGATCACCGGCTATGTGCCGGAGGAAGTGGTGGGGCGGAACACTGCCCTTCTGCGTCCGGAAAACCAGGATCCCGCCTTCTACCGGGACCTGCAGGCCAGCCTGGACGGCGCCGGAACCTGGGAGGGGGAGATCTGGACCCGCCGCAAGGACGGCGGCCTGCATCCCCAGTGGGAGACCATCACCGCCATCCGCGACTCAGGCGGCAAGGTGGTGCGCTACGTCTCGGTGTTCACCGACCTTACCGAGCGCAAGATGCTGGAAGGGGAGCGCAAGCGCCGGGGCTCGGCCATCGAGGAGCTGGGCCGTCTCCTCTCCCACCAGCTCAACCAGCCCATGGCGGCCATAAGCGGCTACGCCGGCGGCTCTCTGCTGCAGATGGACCGGGGCGAGACCTCTCCGGATGCCCTGCGCCAGTCCCTGGAGCGCATTCTCGAGCAGGCCCAGCGCGCATCCGCCGTGGTCAAGGACCTGCGCCACTACTTCCGCGGCGAGCCCCCCGAGCCCTCCGTGGTCAACCTCAACTCGCTTCTGCGCTCGGTGGTCACCCTCGTCCCCTCGGCCACCCGGGACCGGCCCTACCGACTGAAGCTGGAACTGGCCCCGGACCTGGAGCCCGTCCTTGCCGACCCCATAAAGCTCCAGGAATGCCTGGTGAACCTGGTCAACAACGCCATCGAGGCCGGACCGGGACCCGGGTTCCGCGAGGTGGATATCCTGGTGGTCACCCGCACCCGCGATCACCGCACGGAGGTGGCCGTCCGGGACCGGGGGCCGGGAATCTCTCCCGGCTTGCGGGAGCAGATCTTTCAGCCCCTGTTCACCACCAAGGGCGCCGGCACGGGCCTCGGTCTTTCCATCTGCCAGTCCATCATCGAGGAGCTGAACGGGCACCTTTGGGTGGAGGCCAACGAGCCCGGTCCGGGGGTGACCTTCCACCTGCAGCTGCCGGCCCTGTCCTCCTGA